The Prochlorococcus sp. MIT 1341 genomic interval CAATATCATTCTCCTTTAGCTTTTTATAAAGCTGCTCACCTAGGTTTGATTGGGTTGAGTCCTGAATATTTGCTACAACTATGATCACCTCAAATGGGGCGATAGCTATTGGCCAGTAGATCCCAGCGTCATCATGATTTTGTTCTACAACTGCTTGGGCAAGCCTTGAAACACCTATTCCGTAACACCCCATCCAGAAGGGTTCAAGCGAACCATTTTCATTGGTGAAAGTTGAGCCTAGAACTTCCGAGTATTTGCGGCCTAATTGAAAAATATGCCCTACTTCAATCCCCCTCTTGGCTTGTAGTTTTTGTTTGGGGTCATGGCAGCATTTATCTCCAGGCTGGGCTTTTCGAATGTCAGACGTCTCAGGCTTGTAAGCAATGTTCTCCCATTTTGTAAAAACTCTATGGTGATGGATTTCATTCGCTCCACATACAAACGACTTTAGTTGAGAAGCCGTGTTGTCAGATATTCTCATAAAGTTTTTAATCCAAGTTCTAGCTCCACATAAGACATCATCACTCAGATCAGGACCGATGGCACCGAAAGGGAAAGGAGATAAACCTTCTAAAGATATTTTCTCAGGAGTGATGGGTGTTATCTCTATTACTCTCTTTTTCGATAAGTTTGTTATAACATTTGATAGCTTAACTTCGTTAAGATCCTGATCTCCACGCAGGCATATTAGAAGAGGTTGAAATTCATTTCCTTCAAGTGTTGCGATCATTACTATTACTTTGATTATTTGGCTTGGATCCATTTCAAGATTGGAAGATAATTCTTCTATACTTCCTGAAAAAGGAGTTTCAACTACCGAATATTTGCCCTCTGTTAGAGGCTTTGCTTCTAAAGGTAGTGAAATCGCTTTCTCTTCATTTGCCGAGTAAGAATTATCTTCACTTGTTAATATTAAATCTTCTCCAGAGTCTGCAGGAACCATGAACTCTTGAGAAGCTGTTCCTCCTATTGCTCCACTGTCAGCATCTACTGGTAGTACTTCTATTCCACAACGTTTAAAGATTCTTCTATAAGCATTATCCATTTTTTCGTAGGTATCTTGAAGACTTTGTTCAGTGGCATGAAATGAATAAGCGTCTTTCATTATGAATTCTCTGCTTCTCATTAATCCAAATCGAGGGCGGATTTCATCGCGGAATTTGGTTTGTGTCTGGTAGAGCGTTGTTGGCAATTGACGGTATGAGCGAAGGATATCTCCGGCAAGACTTGTGATCACTTCCTCGTGAGTAGGGCCTAGACCTAATTTCCGGTTCTGTCTGTCTACAAGGTTGAACATTATGCCCTCTCCTTCTGTATATCCTTGCCAACGTCCACTTTGTTCCCATAGTTCAGCTGGCTGAAGTTGTGGGAGGAGCGTTTCTAGTGCTCCAGTTGAGTCCATTTCTTCTTGAATGATTGAGATTATTTTTTTTAAAACTCGCCACATTAAGGGGAGATAGGCATAGACGCCTGCTGTTACACGTCGGATGTAGCCTCCCCGAAGCAATAACTTATGAGAACTGATTTCAGCGTCTGCTGGGACTTCCCGCAGCGTCACCAGCATTAGGCGGGAGACCCGCATAGATTAGATAGAGGTGATTTCTGAGGATTTTATCCTCAGGTGTAAAGGATGAGTATCAAGATGTTCAAAACTCAGGATCAGCAAGTTTCAAAGGGGCCACATCTGCTAGTGTCACCACCCTGTAATGGAGATAGGCAAAGGATATGTTTTCAAGTTCAGCTGGATTGGCCCCCTCAGGTCACTTAGAGGCAAATTCTGAAGTCTCTCAAGAAATCAATTTTGCGATGGCTCAGTCAGATTCCCTCATTGGTATAGAGGATGTTCAGAAATCTCTTAATCGTTCAAGGGCGTCAGTGTATCGCTATACGAATACTGATCCTAGGAATCTGAACCCTCCCTTTAATCCTCGAAAATTAAATCCAGAATATAGAAGTGATCAGAAGGATCCCTTGCTCTTTCACCCTAATGAGGTGGCTCGGTTCGCAAAAGATATCTTAAGGATTAAGGAAGTCACCGTAGAGATATTGAATTCACCTTCTTCAGCTACCCAACAAGTTTTAAATTCCATTCTTGAAGAGCTTGTAGCTATAAGATCATGCTTGGAAGGTTCTAACACTATGCCTGCAAATTTTTCAACTCGTCGTGATCAAGAAGACCGTTCTGCTGCTTAGGTCCAACAGAATGCAAGAAATTAACCTCAAATGCATTTTTTCTTTGTTCTCAATAAATTACTTTTGAAGCCAACTTTTAAAGAACTCACAGTTAATCAATTGCTGGGCTTTCTCTAAGCTCTATTTAATGGAACCTGAATCAGCATCAAGGAGTAGCCAAAGTCACACTTCCCCGACTATTGAAACCGGGAATATGGAGATGCAAGAAGACTTTTTATCTTTCAATAGTCCTTCAATTGTATTTCTTGGCTTCATAATTGCTATTGCAACTATTGCAGTGCCTCTTTATGCAGTAATTAGCATACGGCCACATGCAGGTTCAAGTTCTACAACCACTGTTATAGAAAACAATGGATCTAAGCTGCCTCTCCCCATCACCGTCCTCAGGTTTGGTCAACCTGGTAGTTGAGATTCCTGCTGGGAGCCGCAATAAATATGAATATTCGGCTGAGGCTGGTGTTATGGCGCTAGATCGTGTACTTCATTCCTCAGTGAGATATCCCTTTGATTATGGGTTCATACCTAACACCCTTGCAGAAGATGGAGCGCCTCTAGATGCAATGGTAATTATGGAAGAACCTACCTTCGCAGGTTGTCTTATTAAAGCAAGACCTATAGGTGTTCTAGATATGCATGATTCGGGCGCTTATGATGGAAAGTTGTTATGTGTACCTGTTGCAGATCCAAGGCAACAATCTATTAGTAGCATTCGTCAAATTGCTCCTAATCAGCTGGAAGAAGTCGCTGAATTCTTTCGAACTTATAAAAGTCTTGAAGGAAGAGTAGTTGTCATAGGAGGATGGAGAGATTCAGATGCAGTAGCACCTCTGCTTTCAGAATGTATAAAAGCGACGCTTACAAAATATTGATTTTCATTCGAGTCAATTTCGCCTAAGTTTTTATTTTTGTTCTTCTATTTGAAAAATGACTATTCCAGCAGTAAGGATTTTCAGCTATTCAAGATGCTCTACTTGCAGGAAAGCATTGGATTGGCTTAATTCTAATTCAATCTCTTATGAGTTGTTCGACATTATTGAAAACCCTCCAAGCAAGGATTTATTGCTTAAGGCATGGGCACAACTTGGGGAAAGAAAGTTTTTGTTCAATACCAGTGGAGTGAGTTATAGATCTATTGGAGCTGTGAAAATTAAGGCTATGAGTGATGAGAAGGCTTTAGAGGCTCTTGTTAGTGATGGGAAGTTGATTAAACGACCTTTTTTGGTTAGCTCTGACAATAAAATCTTGGTAGGCTTTAAGCCTCAAATCTGGGCCGATTTTCTTTTAAGCTAAAGATAGATATGATCGCAAGATATCAAAATAAATTGTGATATTGAGCCTTGACTCTAGCCACTTGTGGGAGAAATTTAGAAGTTTATCTGATGCTCTCCAAGTAAGATATTTATAATAGATAGATGATTCTTTTGCTATGATAAAAAGAGATTACTCGTTGACTAGATAATGGTTTTATCAAAGTTCTTTTTTAAAATCCTTTAGGCTTTGACATTTGCACCAATTATAGCTAATTAGTTGTTATGCAAAGTACGGTAAATCTAAGTGCATAAGAAAGATTTCTCCAGAGATCGCAAGGTTTCTAAAGCTGAAAGTATTTCTGGTTTTCAATCTTTTTGGGATTTTTGGGCTCCAATTATATTTACGTTGGCAATTTATATAGGTATTCGTAATTACATTGGCGAAGCTAGGTATATTCCTTCTGGATCAATGCTTCCAGGGCTGAAGGTTCAAGACCGTTTGTTTATTGAAAAAATCACTTTAAGAGGAAGAGCCCCAAGCCGAGGGGAAATCGTTGTTTTTAATTCTCCTTACTCTTTTGACCCTGTTTTAAGTGCCTCTAGAGCCTTTTCTCCATTAAAGTGTGCCCTCTTGAATTTCCCTTTATTAACGCTTGTTCCTGGACTTTCTGACGCTTCCTGTGATGCATATATAAAGAGGGTTGTTGCGGTCGCAGGGGATCAGGTTTTTGTTAATTACAAGGGGGAAGTGATTATTGATGGGAAGAGAGAGTCTGAACCTTATGTCAGTAGGTATTGTTCAGCAAATAGCTACTCTATGAATGGATGCAGGCCTTTGCTAGGAAAGGTTCCAGAAGGACATGTCTTGGTTCTCGGAGATAATAGAGGTAACAGTTGGGACGGTCGCTTTTGGCCAGGCGGAAATTTTCTTCCAGTTGATCAGATTATTGGAAGAGCTGTGTGGAGATTTTGGCCACTTAGTCGCTTGGGTCCACTTCACGGTTTTTAAGTCCGCAATCAATTACTTTTCCCTTCAATTCGCAGCCTTCCATTGGTTGATTCGCTGCTTTCGGTACATTTTGAGAATTTCTCGTTTGTGTCCAACAATGATCAGGATCAAAGAGGAGCCACCGTCTACTACCAGGAGAAATTTTTTCTTGGCGTGTTTTTAGTAGCCTAGATGGCCCAAAACTTAAAGAATTCCATAGTTGATCCACAGACCATTTTTCTTTAACAATTAGCTCTTGCCAAAGTAATGGGAGTACAAGGTGATGGCCTGCAAGACCAGGAATACGCTTGTCAGGTGATAATTGAATTTCCTCATCGTCAAGAGGAACGGAATGTACCGCTATTGCGGTAATAATTCCCTCTTTAAGAGCGTTAATTAGAGATCTTCTGTCTTGTTCCCCTCCAAGAGAAGGAGTCACTCGCCAACCGAGGCTTGTGAGGTTGAGAGTTGTTCTGTCAGCAACAATATGCCACCAAGACACACTTGACATTGGTGGATTTTTAGAGCTTTTGAGCATTTCTACACCTTTTAAGGTGGAAATATTCATCAGTCTTAGCGACTTGTCTTTGTTGAGATGATTTAGTTCTATTAGCTCTGCAAGGGGAAGCGTTTCGCTTGTGATCGGGTCTGGAGGCCAACCGGCTCGAAGGGTCTCTACTCCTTCTCTGACAAGTCCTTCTCCTTGCAATTTTTTGTCCCTTGGTGCAACCAAAAAAGGTGCTGTTCCCATTTCTCCTAGTAATAAGCCACGTTGTAGTAGCTCTAGGGGAGGGATAGAGTCATCTTCTGCTAAGCCAATCGCGCCATGTTGCAGTAAATCAGCATGGGAGGATAAAACATCACCTTTCCCATTAAGGCTGAAACTTCCCCAAAGATGGATGATTACATCGTTTTGGTGATTGACGAGACCTTGTAAACGTTCAGGACGGTCTCTCCATGAAGAACTCCTTGGCAGTAAGGCTAATTGTCCATAGCCACATGTTGCTGCTGCTTTGCACAGGCTTGAAAGGCTTTCACTTTTTCCAGAAACCGGTTCTTCTAAAATTGAATGAGGGTCAACAAGGCAGGGGGCTAATAGTAAGTTTGAGGATGAAGGAGTTGGTAGAATGTTGAGCTTTTTTGCTTCGGCAAGTGCTTTTTTGCCGAATGCAAAAATCAAACCTTCTTTTATTAAAACAGAGTCTTTTTTAACAGGACTATTAGGGCCATGGAGAATTTGAATATCCTTTAAGAGTGTTGATTGCGACACAACCTTATAGTGCTCCTGCAGCTGTTTTATCAAGAATCCCTCCTAAATGTGATGTTAGGTTCATGCATGTCACAACCATAGGTTGGTTTGAGTCTTTTGGAATGTCTAGAACTGTTACCCCTCCGTTTCCTTGCTTTACCATCCAAATGTTCGATGCATTTAGACCTAGAGCATGACAAATAATCGTTTTATTTACCGCATCATGTGCAACTACGAGAGCGGTCTCTCCTTGGGAGAGGCCTCTTGAAATCTTTCTCAAGCATTTCACAGACCGTTCCCACACTTGATGAATGCTTTCTCCTTCAGGCATTACAACTTTCTCTGGAGACTTTTTCCATTGTGCTAAAAGTTCAGGCCATTCCATTGCAATTTCTGCCTCAAGCTTCCCTTCCCACAAGCCATGGTTGATTTCTTTGAGCTCATTTTCTAGCGTTAATTTAAGATTTTTATGTGACTTAAGAATCTCTTTTGCAGTTTGTGTTGGCCTAGTCATCGAGCTGCTATATGCCTTGTGTAGTTTTATTTTGTTAAGGAATAGACCAGCATCAAAGGCTTGCTTAAAACCGTTTTCGTTAAGTGGGATATCAATCTGCCCTTGAAAACGACCTTGTTGATTCCAGTTTGTTTCACCATGCCTTACTAGAATTAACCTTGAATGACTTTTGCTAGGTGGAATCGGGGGATTTAAATGAACAGTATTATTAAGGCATTCGATCTGTGAATGAAAAGTATTTTTTTGGTACGAAAGTATATTCAATACTGATACAGATGCGTTGTCTAACTTCAATCGCCTGAAGTCTTTGGAAGGATTTCCAATTAAGTTGAGAATTAGGCATCTAAGAATCGCATTGTGAGCTACAACTAATATTGTTTCTTTCCCTTCTATTGAATGTTGCTTTATAAGCTTCTTTAGAAAACAATTTGCTTGTTTCATAAGCTCTTGGAGAGGTTTGAAGTGATCACTTTGACCTCGCGTAAGGACAAGATCTTGTGGTTGTGTTTTCCAGACCTTGAAATCATTTGGAAATGTATTCTGAACTTCTTCCCCGGTAAGTCCACTCCAAGGGCTGAGGTCTATTTCAAGTAAGTCATTGTCGAAAATAGGATTTTTGGAGCTCCCTTTTGCTTGAATTAATTCCTTCGCGGTTTGGGCAGCTCTCCTTAAAGGAGAGCTGTAGAAAGCCTCTATTTCCATGTCGGTCAACGCTTTGCCTGTTTTTTGTGCCTGAACGACCCCTTCTTGAGTAAGTATTGAGAGGTCATCACGACCTTGGATACGCCCTTGAGAGTTGAAGCTACTTAAACCATGGCGAACAAGGAGGAGACGCATGGCAAAAGAGAGATATGGTTGGTTTTGCCATCGTATGGGGCAGCCTGTCTCTTTAACATTTTTAGAGAGTAAACATCTGCTCTTGGTTAGGTTGGAAACTCACGAAACCCTTTATGCGAACAGCTAACCCCACTTGGAAAATTGCCTTGGCAATTATCTCAATAATTATTTCCTTAGCTGTTTGGAAACAGGGATTGGAACAAAGCTTTAATCGCCCATCAGTTGCCCCAGCGCTTTCTCTTAGCCAGCAAGAGATGGCTCTTTTAGCAAAACCGGCTGTTCCCCGTTCATTCCAGTCACTTCTCATAGGGACGCAACCTGAGACTGCTCTTCGCGAGAGCTTAATGGAGATTCCGTTAGATCAGATGGAAGACCACCAAAGGTTGCTCTTGGCGGCATTGGAAAATTCGAATGAGAGGAAAAAATTATTGTTGGACTTCTCGTTAGAAGAGGCATCTTTAGAGCCAGTTAAGAAAGTCTTAATAGAAGGTCGTAACTTGAAGGACAATTTTGAAGACGCTTTTGGAGAAGAGCTTGTATATACCAATCCACTCTTAATACAAGCATCTTGTTTTTCTATAGGCGGGAATGAATCGAATTGTATTGATCAACAGATTGCAAAAAGGATGGCTTTGAGATTGGGCTTTAGTCAGGGTCTCCCTTTGATAGCTCTCTTCATTGGGAGTGGATTGTTATTACGTCAAATCTGGATTTTGTTCAGAGGCCTGACACTTCCATGGCCTGCTGTGATTCCGATTCCCCTTTCCTCGATGGATATGGTGCTTTTGGTTGCGGGGGGGTTTGTTGTTTTAGGAGAAGTTGTTTCACCAACGCTTGTCCTTCCGATTACTTCTGCCATGACAAGTCAATTGGCAAGTCCTTTTAATGAATCAGTAAAGGTTTTAGTTGGATATTGTTCAATGACGGTGGCACCTCTGGTTATTCTTAGTCGCCAATTGAAGAGCCTTGAAGCATCTCTTCGTCCTGAGAATGGATGGTTGCAATGGCGATTAAGCCCATGGAACACTGCTATTTCACGGGCGATTGTTGCGTGGCTAATGGTTTTGCCTCCGGTTCTTATAACAGGTTGGTTGGTGAGCTTTACCTTTGGAGATCAGGGAGGCAGCAATCCTTTACTAGAGCTTGTGTTGAGCAGTCGAGATCCGGTTGCTCTTGGCTTGCTAGTCGTCACGACTGTTGTTCTGGCGCCATTGTTCGAAGAATTGGTCTTCCGAGGTGTTCTTTTGCCTGTGTTAGTTAAGGAGATAGGTAGATCTTGGGCTCTCGTGATGAGCGCCATTGTTTTTGCTATGGCTCATTTAAGTGTTAGTGAGTTTCCACCATTACTTGTGTTAGGAGTGGGTCTTGCTTTGCTGAGACTCAGCACAGGAAGACTTTTACCGTGTGTTCTTATGCACGCATTGTGGAATGGAATGACTTTTTTCAATCTTGTTTTATTAGCTGGATAGTTGAAAGCATATTGAGTTTTCTAATCTATTGACCTTGCAGAGCCTATTAGATGATGGTTCACTTGAAAGTATTAGGCATTCTTTCTGGTGGTTGCAGTTAAACAACCGCGCTCTATATCGCTAAAAGAGGAGACGTTCAGGCCACAAACTACGCGGTCTCTTGAGTTGTTACAGGGTGCTTTATCAACTAGGAAAATTGCTCGTCATTCTCCCAGAGTGGCAGGTTTTCATAGGATTGTTGATGGTGCATTGTTGGGAACTTGTTTGGCTTTAACCTTTATCTCTGCGTTAACTCTTCATTGGCAATATCGGTGGACTATTGACTTTACAAGGCTAGAAAATACTCGCAAACTGGCTCATAGATTCACTGAGTCTACGGCCATGCTGGAACAACACCTGTTAAAGCGTGGCAGGTTGCCTGG includes:
- a CDS encoding proline--tRNA ligase, with translation MRVSRLMLVTLREVPADAEISSHKLLLRGGYIRRVTAGVYAYLPLMWRVLKKIISIIQEEMDSTGALETLLPQLQPAELWEQSGRWQGYTEGEGIMFNLVDRQNRKLGLGPTHEEVITSLAGDILRSYRQLPTTLYQTQTKFRDEIRPRFGLMRSREFIMKDAYSFHATEQSLQDTYEKMDNAYRRIFKRCGIEVLPVDADSGAIGGTASQEFMVPADSGEDLILTSEDNSYSANEEKAISLPLEAKPLTEGKYSVVETPFSGSIEELSSNLEMDPSQIIKVIVMIATLEGNEFQPLLICLRGDQDLNEVKLSNVITNLSKKRVIEITPITPEKISLEGLSPFPFGAIGPDLSDDVLCGARTWIKNFMRISDNTASQLKSFVCGANEIHHHRVFTKWENIAYKPETSDIRKAQPGDKCCHDPKQKLQAKRGIEVGHIFQLGRKYSEVLGSTFTNENGSLEPFWMGCYGIGVSRLAQAVVEQNHDDAGIYWPIAIAPFEVIIVVANIQDSTQSNLGEQLYKKLKENDIDVLLDDRKERAGVKFNDADLIGIPFRIVVGRNAKEGNVELWDRANKTSKLLGQKDAVSEVISEINGSST
- a CDS encoding resolvase — encoded protein: MAQSDSLIGIEDVQKSLNRSRASVYRYTNTDPRNLNPPFNPRKLNPEYRSDQKDPLLFHPNEVARFAKDILRIKEVTVEILNSPSSATQQVLNSILEELVAIRSCLEGSNTMPANFSTRRDQEDRSAA
- a CDS encoding inorganic diphosphatase; its protein translation is MDLSCLSPSPSSGLVNLVVEIPAGSRNKYEYSAEAGVMALDRVLHSSVRYPFDYGFIPNTLAEDGAPLDAMVIMEEPTFAGCLIKARPIGVLDMHDSGAYDGKLLCVPVADPRQQSISSIRQIAPNQLEEVAEFFRTYKSLEGRVVVIGGWRDSDAVAPLLSECIKATLTKY
- a CDS encoding arsenate reductase family protein; this translates as MTIPAVRIFSYSRCSTCRKALDWLNSNSISYELFDIIENPPSKDLLLKAWAQLGERKFLFNTSGVSYRSIGAVKIKAMSDEKALEALVSDGKLIKRPFLVSSDNKILVGFKPQIWADFLLS
- the lepB gene encoding signal peptidase I codes for the protein MHKKDFSRDRKVSKAESISGFQSFWDFWAPIIFTLAIYIGIRNYIGEARYIPSGSMLPGLKVQDRLFIEKITLRGRAPSRGEIVVFNSPYSFDPVLSASRAFSPLKCALLNFPLLTLVPGLSDASCDAYIKRVVAVAGDQVFVNYKGEVIIDGKRESEPYVSRYCSANSYSMNGCRPLLGKVPEGHVLVLGDNRGNSWDGRFWPGGNFLPVDQIIGRAVWRFWPLSRLGPLHGF
- a CDS encoding dihydroorotase, with the translated sequence MSQSTLLKDIQILHGPNSPVKKDSVLIKEGLIFAFGKKALAEAKKLNILPTPSSSNLLLAPCLVDPHSILEEPVSGKSESLSSLCKAAATCGYGQLALLPRSSSWRDRPERLQGLVNHQNDVIIHLWGSFSLNGKGDVLSSHADLLQHGAIGLAEDDSIPPLELLQRGLLLGEMGTAPFLVAPRDKKLQGEGLVREGVETLRAGWPPDPITSETLPLAELIELNHLNKDKSLRLMNISTLKGVEMLKSSKNPPMSSVSWWHIVADRTTLNLTSLGWRVTPSLGGEQDRRSLINALKEGIITAIAVHSVPLDDEEIQLSPDKRIPGLAGHHLVLPLLWQELIVKEKWSVDQLWNSLSFGPSRLLKTRQEKISPGSRRWLLFDPDHCWTQTRNSQNVPKAANQPMEGCELKGKVIDCGLKNREVDPSD
- a CDS encoding histidine phosphatase family protein, coding for MRLLLVRHGLSSFNSQGRIQGRDDLSILTQEGVVQAQKTGKALTDMEIEAFYSSPLRRAAQTAKELIQAKGSSKNPIFDNDLLEIDLSPWSGLTGEEVQNTFPNDFKVWKTQPQDLVLTRGQSDHFKPLQELMKQANCFLKKLIKQHSIEGKETILVVAHNAILRCLILNLIGNPSKDFRRLKLDNASVSVLNILSYQKNTFHSQIECLNNTVHLNPPIPPSKSHSRLILVRHGETNWNQQGRFQGQIDIPLNENGFKQAFDAGLFLNKIKLHKAYSSSMTRPTQTAKEILKSHKNLKLTLENELKEINHGLWEGKLEAEIAMEWPELLAQWKKSPEKVVMPEGESIHQVWERSVKCLRKISRGLSQGETALVVAHDAVNKTIICHALGLNASNIWMVKQGNGGVTVLDIPKDSNQPMVVTCMNLTSHLGGILDKTAAGAL
- a CDS encoding CPBP family intramembrane glutamic endopeptidase, giving the protein MRTANPTWKIALAIISIIISLAVWKQGLEQSFNRPSVAPALSLSQQEMALLAKPAVPRSFQSLLIGTQPETALRESLMEIPLDQMEDHQRLLLAALENSNERKKLLLDFSLEEASLEPVKKVLIEGRNLKDNFEDAFGEELVYTNPLLIQASCFSIGGNESNCIDQQIAKRMALRLGFSQGLPLIALFIGSGLLLRQIWILFRGLTLPWPAVIPIPLSSMDMVLLVAGGFVVLGEVVSPTLVLPITSAMTSQLASPFNESVKVLVGYCSMTVAPLVILSRQLKSLEASLRPENGWLQWRLSPWNTAISRAIVAWLMVLPPVLITGWLVSFTFGDQGGSNPLLELVLSSRDPVALGLLVVTTVVLAPLFEELVFRGVLLPVLVKEIGRSWALVMSAIVFAMAHLSVSEFPPLLVLGVGLALLRLSTGRLLPCVLMHALWNGMTFFNLVLLAG